The following proteins come from a genomic window of Malus domestica chromosome 02, GDT2T_hap1:
- the LOC103411212 gene encoding lon protease homolog, mitochondrial-like isoform X4, with translation MPIYVKDPKLLAALQESRKRQAPYAGTFLLKDKPGTDPSLVSGSETDKNIHELKGKELFNRLHEVGTLAQISSIQGDQVVLIGHRRLRITEMVDEEPLTVKVDHLKDKPYNKDDDVIKATSFEVISTLRDVLKISSLWRDHVQTYTQHIGDFNFPRLADFGAAISGANKLQSQEVLEELDVYKRLKLTLELVKKEIEISKIQESIAKAIEEKISGEQRRYLLNEQLKAIKKELGLETDDKTALNDKFRERLEPNRENCPPHVLQVIEEELTKLQLLEASSSEFNVTRNYLDWLTSIPWGNYSDENFDVIRAQKILDEDHYGLTDVKERILEFIAVGKLRGTSQGKIICFSGPPGVGKTSIGRSIARALNRNFFRFSVGGLSDVAEIKGHRRTYIGAMPGKMVQCLKNVGTANPLVLIDEIDKLGTGHAGDPASALLELLDPEQNANFLDHYLDVPIDLSKVLFVCTANVVEMIPHPLLDRMEVISIAGYITDEKMHIARDYLEKTTRDSCGIQPEQVEVTDAALLALIENYCREAGVRNLQKHIEKIYRKIALQIVRQGASDEQVVPDQIQSPPDGPVVIEVQLVDTDETQAEAIDKLDQDMVASKNQTTAELVEGNGHKHSPETSGEGVTIQTDLPDESTVAEVQVADADEPVDSKDAKETEKTVEKVLVDSPNLDHFVGKPVFHAERIYDQTPVGVVMGLAWTAMGGSTLYIETTQIEEAEGKGSLHVTGQLGDVMKESTQIAHTVARAILLDKEPDSTFFANSKLHLHVPAGATPKDGPSAGCTMITSMLSVAMKKPIRRDLAMTGEVTLTGRILPIGGVKEKTIAARRSEVKTIIFPAANRRDFDELAPNVKEGLDVHFVDDYSQIFNLAFSDDQN, from the exons ATGCCAATTTATGTGAAG GATCCTAAACTGTTAGCAGCATTGCAAGAAAGCCGAAAGCGGCAAGCTCCATATGCCGGCACTTTCCTTCTCAAGGATAAGCCGGGGACCGATCCCAGTTTGGTATCAGGTTCCGAGACAGATAAAAACATACATGAATTGAAAGGGAAGGAGTTGTTTAATCGACTACATGAAGTTGGCACACTTGCGCAG ATTTCAAGCATCCAAGGAGACCAAGTGGTCCTTATTGGTCATAGGCGACTTCGAATTACAGAGATG GTTGATGAAGAACCCCTGACTGTAAAAGTTGACCATCTGAAG GATAAACCATATAACAAGGATGATGATGTCATAAAAGCAACATCGTTTGAGGTTATATCAACCTTAAGAGATGTTCTCAAGATTAGTTCCCTTTGGAGAGATCATGTTCAGACATACACTCAG CATATAGGTGACTTTAATTTTCCAAGGTTAGCAGATTTTGGAGCCGCAATATCTGGTGCAAACAAATTGCAAAGTCAAGAAGTGCTTGAAGAGCTAGAT GTTTATAAGCGTTTAAAGCTCACTTTAGAACTAGTAAAGAAAGAGATAGAAATCAGCAAGATTCAG GAGTCtattgcaaaagcaattgaAGAGAAGATAAGTGGTGAACAGCGCCGCTACTTGTTGAATGAGCAGCTTAAAGCCATCAAAAAG GAACTGGGTTTAGAGACAGATGACAAAACAGCGCTTAACG ATAAGTTTAGGGAGAGGCTTGAACCAAACAGGGAAAACTGCCCACCTCATGTTTTGCAAGTTATAGAGGAAGAGCTTACAAAACTGCAGCTGTTGGAGGCCAGTTCAAGTGAATTTAATGTGACACGTAATTACCTAGATTGGTTGACTTCAATTCCTTGGGGAAACTACAG TGATGAGAACTTTGATGTTATTCGGGCGCAAAAAATTCTTGATGAAGATCATTATGGATTAACTGATGTAAAGGAAAGGATATTAGAATTTATTGCCGTTGGAAAACTCAGAGGAACCTCTCAAG GAAAAATCATCTGTTTCTCTGGCCCACCTGGAGTGGGCAAAACCAGCATTGGTCGTTCAATTGCACGTGCCCTGAACCGTAACTTCTTCCGGTTTTCTGTGGGAGGGTTATCTGATGTTGCTGAAATTAAG GGGCATCGGCGAACCTACATTGGTGCTATGCCAGGAAAGATGGTACAATGCCTTAAAAATGTGGGAACAGCTAACCCTTTAGTTCTGATTGATGAGATCGACAAG TTGGGAACGGGCCATGCCGGTGATCCGGCAAGTGCTTTGTTGGAGCTTCTTGATCCCGAGCAAAATGCTAATTTTCTAGACCATTATCTTGATGTTCCAATCGACCTATCAAAG GTTCTGTTTGTATGTACAGCCAATGTTGTAGAGATGATACCACATCCCCTCTTGGATAGAATGGAGGTCATTTCCATTGCTGGATATATCACTGATGAGAAAATGCACATTGCTAGAGACTATTTGGAGAAGACCACACGTGACTCATGTGGCATTCAACCTGAACAG GTTGAAGTGACAGATGCAGCTCTTCTTGCCCTCATTGAAAATTATTGCCGAGAAGCAGGTGTTAGGAACCTTCAAAAGCACATAGAAAAGATCTACCGCAAG ATAGCTCTCCAAATTGTTAGACAAGGAGCATCAGATGAACAAGTAGTTCCTGATCAAATACAATCTCCCCCAGATGGGCCTGTAGTTATTGAAGTTCAGCTTGTGGACACTGATGAAACCCAAGCAGAAGCTATTGATAAGTTAGATCAAGACATGGTTGCTAGTAAGAACCAGACTACAGCTGAGTTAGTTGAGGGTAACGGTCATAAGCATAGTCCTGAAACCTCTGGAGAAGGAGTCACGATTCAGACGGATCTCCCAGACGAATCTACAGTTGCGGAAGTTCAGGTTGCAGATGCTGATGAACCTGTGGATTCAAAG GATGCAAAAGAAACAGAGAAAACAGTTGAAAAAGTTTTGGTTGACTCACCAAACTTGGATCATTTTGTTGGCAAACCTGTCTTCCATGCTGAACGAATCTATGATCAGACCCCAGTTGGAGTTGTTATGGGTCTTGCTTGGACTGCCATGGGTGGTTCTACGTTGTATATAGAGACCACTCAGATTGAGGAAGCAGAGGGTAAAGGATCCCTTCATGTCACTGGCCAACTTGGTGATGTTATGAAAGAAAGTACCCAAATTGCACATACTGTTGCCAGAGCTATATTGCTCGATAAAGAGCCTGATAGCACTTTCTTTGCAAATTCCAAGCTTCATCTCCATGTTCCTGCTGGGGCCACACCAAAAGATGGTCCTAGTGCTGGTTGCACCATGATCACATCCATGCTGTCCGTTGCCATGAAGAAGCCTATCAGGAGGGATTTAGCAATGACAGGAGAAGTAACACTAACTGGGAGGATCCTTCCAATAGGCGGG GTTAAGGAGAAAACGATAGCAGCAAGGAGGAGCGAAGTGAAGACCATCATATTCCCTGCAGCAAACAGGAGGGATTTCGACGAGCTTGCCCCTAATGTAAAAGAAGGTCTTGATGTTCATTTTGTAGATGACTACAGTCAGATATTCAATTTGGCTTTCAGTGATGACCAGAATTAG